The Couchioplanes caeruleus nucleotide sequence AAGGGCGCGGCGATGGAGGTCGGCTTCGCCATGGCCACCGGCGCCTGGGTCTGCTTCCTCGACGCCGAGGGCGACGACGAGATCGACGCGTACGAGCTCGCCGAGCACTTCCACCGCGCGCGTGAGGGCGACGCCTGACCGTGCTCTGATGGGCACATGGACGAGACCCGGCTGCTCGCTGCCGCCCGCGGCGGGGACGCCGACGCCTTCGGCCGGCTGACCGGTGCGTACCGGGCGGAGCTGCTCGCGCACTGCTACCGGATGCTCGGCTCGGTGCACGACGCCGAGGACGCGCTGCAGGAGTCCCTGATCCGGGCCTGGCGCGGGCTCGGCACGTTCACCGACGGCTCGGTACGGGCCTGGCTCCACCGCATCGCCACCAACCGCTGCCTCACGCTCATCGCCCGCCGGGCCCGCCGCGAGCTGCCCGCCGACCTCAGCCCCGGCGCCCCGCTGAGCGAGGTCGCCTGGCTCGAACCCTGGCCCGGCCGGACCTCCGCCCAGCGCAGCGCGGAGGCCGCAGCCGTTCAGCGGGAGCACGTCGAGCTGGCGTTCGTGGCCGCGCTGCAGCACCTCTCCGGCTCGCAGCGGGCCGTGCTGCTGCTGCGCGACGTGCTCGGCTTCACCGCCGCCGAGACCGCCGACCAGCTCGGGACCACCGTCGCCGCCGTGAACAGCGGGCTGCAACGGGCCCGGGCCACCCTGGCGCGGCGCCGCCCCACCCCGGCGCGCCGCCCCTCCGACGACATGATCAAGACCCTCACCCACCGGTACGCGGCCGCGTGGCACGCCGGCGACGTCGACGCGATCGTGGCGCTGCTCGCCGAGGACGCCACGTACTCGATGCCGCCCCTGCCGCAGTGGTTCTCCGGCCGTACGCGAATCCGTGAGTTCCTGCTGGAACGGCCGCTGCTCCACCGCTGGCACTTCCTGCCGGCGCGGGCCAACGGCCAGCCGGCCTTCGGCACCTACCTGTGGGACGACGCGCGGGAGCGGTGGACCTGGGCCGGGCTCGACGTGCTGCGCATCGAGGGCGAGCAGATCGCCGAGGTGGTGTCGTTCCTGCTCGCGCCGCCGGGAGATTTCGGCCTGCCCGATGAGTTCGGGACGCCGCCGGGGTTGTAGGGGTACGACCCCTGCGAAGGAGACCCCATGCTGCTCGAGCACAAGAACGCGATCATCTACGGCGGCGGTGGCCGGATCGGCGGCGCGATCGCCCGCGCGTACGC carries:
- a CDS encoding RNA polymerase subunit sigma-70; translation: MDETRLLAAARGGDADAFGRLTGAYRAELLAHCYRMLGSVHDAEDALQESLIRAWRGLGTFTDGSVRAWLHRIATNRCLTLIARRARRELPADLSPGAPLSEVAWLEPWPGRTSAQRSAEAAAVQREHVELAFVAALQHLSGSQRAVLLLRDVLGFTAAETADQLGTTVAAVNSGLQRARATLARRRPTPARRPSDDMIKTLTHRYAAAWHAGDVDAIVALLAEDATYSMPPLPQWFSGRTRIREFLLERPLLHRWHFLPARANGQPAFGTYLWDDARERWTWAGLDVLRIEGEQIAEVVSFLLAPPGDFGLPDEFGTPPGL